A stretch of Paenibacillus mucilaginosus 3016 DNA encodes these proteins:
- a CDS encoding type III PLP-dependent enzyme — translation MELTVDSLLDEVRLAGLSEKYGTPLYVYDGAVIRRQLETLRSLFPAEAGVEVYYSMKCNPLLGIAQLLRREGCRVEVASAGELAAVLEAGYPPADILFTSPGKTAEELEWAVDLGICSINAESLEEIRRIDRIAAARGRVADIAIRVNPNLEQKTAGIRMSGVSSQFGIDEEELSGVLAELPRLQSVRLIGFHVYFGTQILSADALLAQLEDTFELALRYAEGSGTPLQFLDIGGGWGVPYFAHEAALELDRLRAGIAELWLRYAGRLRGTRIAVESGRFLLAEAGVFLTKVLYRKVSKGSTYLVCDGGSNQHASSAFLGRYIRHNFPMRVLGRSGPSEPVTVTGPLCTATDVLGQKVELPAAAVGDVICVDKSGAYGLTHSPVLFLSHALPAEVLLHDGGEYVLRERGRVHDVIRGQLPLD, via the coding sequence ATGGAACTGACGGTGGACAGCCTCCTGGATGAAGTCCGTCTGGCCGGCCTGTCGGAGAAGTACGGAACGCCGCTGTATGTCTATGACGGTGCCGTGATCCGCCGGCAGCTGGAGACCCTCCGCAGCCTGTTTCCGGCCGAGGCGGGGGTGGAGGTGTACTATTCGATGAAATGCAATCCGCTCCTCGGCATCGCCCAGCTTCTTCGAAGGGAAGGCTGCCGGGTCGAGGTGGCTTCGGCCGGCGAGCTGGCGGCCGTTCTGGAGGCGGGATATCCGCCTGCGGACATTCTGTTCACGAGTCCCGGAAAGACCGCGGAGGAGCTGGAGTGGGCCGTGGATCTCGGCATTTGCTCCATCAATGCAGAGAGTTTGGAGGAAATCCGCCGGATCGACCGGATTGCGGCTGCCAGGGGACGCGTGGCGGATATAGCCATCCGCGTTAACCCGAACCTCGAGCAGAAGACGGCGGGCATCCGGATGAGCGGCGTCTCCTCCCAGTTCGGGATCGACGAGGAGGAGCTGTCCGGGGTGCTGGCCGAGCTGCCCCGGCTGCAGAGCGTCCGGCTCATCGGGTTCCACGTCTATTTCGGCACCCAGATTCTGTCGGCGGACGCGCTGCTGGCCCAGCTTGAGGATACCTTCGAGCTCGCGCTCCGGTATGCGGAGGGCTCCGGAACTCCGCTTCAGTTCCTGGATATCGGCGGCGGCTGGGGCGTGCCGTACTTTGCCCATGAAGCGGCGCTCGAGCTGGACCGGCTGCGCGCAGGCATCGCAGAGCTGTGGTTGCGGTATGCCGGCAGGCTCCGGGGCACGCGGATCGCGGTGGAGAGCGGACGGTTCCTGCTCGCGGAAGCCGGGGTATTCCTCACGAAGGTGCTGTACCGCAAAGTGAGCAAGGGCAGCACCTATCTGGTGTGCGACGGCGGCTCGAACCAGCATGCCTCGTCGGCGTTCCTCGGCCGGTACATCCGCCACAACTTCCCGATGCGGGTGCTGGGCCGCAGCGGACCCTCCGAGCCGGTAACCGTGACGGGACCGCTTTGTACGGCGACGGATGTGCTCGGGCAGAAAGTGGAGCTGCCGGCCGCAGCTGTTGGAGACGTGATCTGTGTGGACAAATCGGGCGCCTACGGCCTGACGCACAGCCCCGTCCTGTTCCTGAGCCATGCGCTGCCGGCTGAGGTGCTGCTTCATGATGGCGGCGAGTATGTGCTGAGAGAAAGGGGGCGGGTGCATGACGTTATCCGAGGACAGCTGCCGCTGGATTGA